Proteins from a single region of Erythrobacter sp.:
- the virB11 gene encoding P-type DNA transfer ATPase VirB11: MSADIHRLGSEDGSVPLSAERSVYLDAYLAPFRRWLDRDTVTEIMVNRPGEVWIEDAAHPGMQRIETPEIDDRLVQRLAEQVARVSHQGINREHPLLGATLPDGARVQFCGPPAARQHWVMAIRRHRRLDLPLDAYDAGPLLAAPDPVMPDPAAAPIAYLRAAIAARRTILISGGTSTGKTTFLNAMLGEIPEAERVVLVEDTPELKFPGANAVGLVAVKGELGEAKVTANELLQAALRLRPDRIVLGELRGSESVSFLRAINTGHPGSFSTIHANSMRGALEQLALMVMQTGIGLTRSDTIAYAASVIDVIVQLGRDANGKRTITGIAQSRDLL, encoded by the coding sequence ATGAGCGCGGATATCCACCGGCTGGGCAGCGAGGACGGTTCCGTGCCGCTGAGCGCGGAGCGCTCGGTCTATCTCGACGCCTATCTTGCGCCCTTCCGTCGCTGGCTTGATCGCGACACGGTGACCGAGATCATGGTCAATCGCCCGGGCGAGGTGTGGATCGAGGATGCCGCCCACCCGGGGATGCAGCGCATCGAGACCCCCGAGATCGACGACCGGCTGGTGCAGCGCCTTGCCGAACAGGTGGCGCGGGTCTCGCATCAGGGGATCAACCGCGAACATCCCTTGCTCGGCGCCACCTTGCCGGACGGCGCGCGCGTGCAGTTCTGCGGTCCGCCGGCTGCGCGCCAGCACTGGGTGATGGCGATCCGCCGCCACCGCCGGCTCGATCTGCCGCTCGATGCCTATGACGCAGGGCCGCTGCTGGCCGCGCCCGATCCGGTCATGCCCGATCCCGCCGCTGCGCCGATCGCCTATCTGCGTGCCGCGATTGCTGCCCGCCGCACGATCTTGATCTCGGGCGGCACCAGCACCGGCAAGACGACCTTCCTCAACGCGATGCTCGGCGAAATCCCCGAAGCCGAGCGGGTGGTGCTGGTGGAAGATACGCCCGAGCTGAAGTTCCCCGGCGCCAATGCCGTGGGTCTGGTCGCGGTGAAGGGCGAGTTGGGCGAGGCCAAGGTCACCGCCAACGAATTGCTGCAAGCCGCCTTGCGCCTGCGCCCCGACCGGATCGTGCTGGGCGAATTGCGCGGCAGCGAAAGCGTCAGTTTCCTGCGCGCGATCAACACCGGGCACCCGGGCAGCTTCTCCACCATCCACGCCAATTCGATGCGCGGCGCGCTGGAGCAGTTGGCGCTGATGGTGATGCAGACCGGCATCGGCCTCACCCGCAGCGATACCATCGCCTATGCCGCGAGCGTGATCGACGTGATTGTGCAGCTTGGGCGCGATGCCAATGGCAAGCGAACCATCACCGGCATCGCGCAAAGCCGGGATTTGTTGTGA
- a CDS encoding queuosine precursor transporter yields MENTAPAADPAAAFDRDPTDGIVATARAPVTFRYYDLVMAGFVTILLLSNIIGAAKLTYVNVPFWPQGWWPAPDGTFIYGAGILFFPLGYVIGDVLTEIYGFARARRVIWVGTAAMLFLAFMSYVVTALPAFDGWECAASGFGGERPLTSSADPAITGGAICQTTYESVFGSTWRIVVASITAFWAGEFVNSFVLAKMKVWTKGRALWSRTIGSTFFGQAVDSLIFYPVAFLGIWTTDAVITVMITNWALKVAWEAALTPVTYVVVNRLKKAEGVDLYDIDTDFSPFATSGKTAD; encoded by the coding sequence ATGGAAAACACCGCTCCCGCCGCCGATCCCGCCGCAGCCTTCGATCGCGATCCGACTGACGGGATCGTCGCCACGGCCCGCGCGCCCGTGACCTTCCGCTATTACGATCTCGTGATGGCCGGCTTCGTGACGATCCTGCTGCTGTCCAACATCATCGGCGCGGCCAAACTCACCTATGTCAATGTGCCGTTCTGGCCGCAGGGCTGGTGGCCCGCGCCTGATGGCACCTTCATCTATGGCGCAGGCATCCTGTTCTTCCCGCTGGGCTATGTCATCGGCGACGTGCTGACCGAGATCTACGGCTTTGCCCGCGCGCGGCGGGTGATCTGGGTGGGGACGGCGGCGATGCTGTTCCTTGCCTTCATGTCCTATGTCGTGACCGCCCTGCCCGCTTTCGACGGCTGGGAATGCGCCGCGAGCGGCTTTGGCGGCGAGCGCCCGCTCACCTCCAGCGCCGATCCGGCGATCACCGGCGGGGCGATCTGCCAGACGACCTATGAAAGCGTGTTCGGCAGCACCTGGCGCATCGTCGTCGCCTCGATCACCGCCTTCTGGGCAGGCGAATTCGTCAATTCCTTCGTGCTCGCCAAGATGAAGGTGTGGACCAAGGGCCGCGCCCTGTGGAGCCGCACCATCGGATCGACCTTTTTCGGACAGGCAGTGGACAGCCTGATCTTCTACCCCGTCGCCTTCCTCGGCATCTGGACGACGGATGCCGTGATCACCGTGATGATCACCAACTGGGCGCTCAAGGTGGCGTGGGAAGCGGCGCTGACGCCTGTGACCTATGTGGTGGTGAACCGGCTGAAAAAGGCCGAGGGCGTGGACCTTTACGACATCGATACGGACTTCTCGCCCTTCGCAACCAGCGGGAAAACCGCCGACTAA
- a CDS encoding type IV secretion system protein, which produces MSTTCDMAAEAMGTGVSAALTAVDCIASGMSEQAFNRLFGTDGQLAFALTILLGLYVAFFGISLMLGRANLSVRALLPKMMTLGLVLTFATSFVAFSAVFYNLFIGGPDQVAGVLTGVQGESATAVFAQKLDVVFAAIQKASGDTKDISAFSPRGMMWLGAMLLLLGTVGLLVTARIALALLLAVGPIFVVLALFEGTRGLFTGWLKGLAMMALAPLFAVLGGSIMLELSVPVLAALVKVPGQIDQNAAMAFFLIGAVHMALMLLALVVSGVMVSGWQVFGLVPDKSARSRAGDAGRMIAAPAATVGMAPRSTAVAPAAAGLGAGARRVDVAPAQVVTAANDTGPAGATRETRIYATGDGAGQAAPFAPAATSRTRGIGNRFRSAGSAAPAPAPAAVPPSETYQ; this is translated from the coding sequence ATGAGCACCACCTGCGATATGGCCGCAGAGGCGATGGGCACCGGCGTCTCCGCCGCGCTCACTGCGGTCGATTGCATTGCCAGCGGGATGAGCGAGCAGGCCTTCAACCGCCTGTTCGGCACCGATGGCCAGCTGGCCTTCGCGCTGACGATCCTGCTGGGGCTTTACGTCGCGTTCTTCGGTATCTCGCTGATGCTTGGGCGCGCCAATCTCTCGGTGCGCGCGCTGCTGCCCAAGATGATGACGCTGGGGCTGGTTTTGACCTTCGCCACCAGCTTCGTCGCCTTCTCGGCCGTGTTCTACAACCTCTTCATCGGCGGGCCGGATCAGGTCGCGGGCGTGCTGACCGGGGTGCAGGGCGAAAGCGCCACGGCGGTGTTCGCGCAGAAGCTCGATGTGGTCTTCGCCGCGATCCAGAAAGCGAGCGGCGACACCAAGGATATCAGCGCCTTCTCGCCGCGCGGGATGATGTGGCTGGGGGCGATGCTGCTGTTGCTCGGCACGGTGGGCCTGTTGGTGACCGCGCGGATCGCGCTGGCGCTGCTGCTTGCCGTCGGCCCGATCTTCGTGGTGCTGGCGCTGTTCGAGGGCACGCGCGGGCTGTTCACCGGCTGGCTCAAGGGGCTGGCGATGATGGCACTGGCGCCACTGTTTGCGGTGCTGGGCGGATCGATCATGCTCGAACTTTCGGTGCCGGTGCTCGCGGCGCTGGTGAAGGTGCCGGGGCAGATCGACCAGAACGCGGCAATGGCCTTCTTCCTGATCGGCGCGGTGCATATGGCGCTGATGCTGCTGGCGTTGGTGGTTTCGGGCGTGATGGTGTCGGGCTGGCAGGTGTTCGGGCTGGTGCCGGACAAGTCCGCGCGCAGCCGTGCGGGCGATGCGGGTCGGATGATCGCCGCGCCTGCCGCCACCGTCGGCATGGCTCCGCGCAGCACCGCTGTGGCGCCTGCTGCGGCTGGCCTTGGCGCGGGCGCGCGCCGGGTCGATGTCGCGCCGGCGCAGGTGGTCACCGCCGCCAATGACACCGGCCCGGCAGGTGCCACGCGCGAGACCCGGATCTATGCCACGGGTGATGGTGCCGGACAGGCCGCGCCCTTCGCTCCCGCCGCCACCTCGCGCACACGCGGGATCGGCAACCGCTTCCGCTCGGCTGGCAGTGCTGCCCCCGCGCCTGCGCCTGCCGCCGTTCCCCCTTCGGAGACCTATCAATGA
- a CDS encoding Ppx/GppA family phosphatase, which produces MTYRKRRDDRGGAFGGSTPSRAIIDIGSNTVRLVVYGGSMRAPMVLLNEKVTAKLGREIAATGRLADEAMALALRGLKRFALLLEDLGIKDVETVATAAVREASNGPEFVDRLRAIGLSVRVISGEEEALLSAHGVIGAFPEARGVVADLGGGSLELVRVARGSADGASTLPLGTLRLPEYAKGSQAEMKKALDKVIRKAGWDCAENPPEANGALYLVGGTWRAMAVFAMAVKGHPLSDPHGFEIDTVTAMEVANALAGSESDALRSRERISTMRAEKLPDAAVLLAALLTRLAPDRVVFSSWGLREGLLYDRLPAHSRAQDPLLAGVAVFASQCGTPPTLATRMAAWTLDAAPARTHGSERLRLAATMLALASMQIEPNLRLGQAIDWALHKRWIAVDGKGRAMMAAAIAANGNQLTPPPRVRALASEEALEEAIRWGLALRLARRLGAQSRRSLEVSRLVVEEGALVLRLAQSHAALLGQPTEKDMKALATRLGTGWRVDVVPDSEV; this is translated from the coding sequence ATGACCTATCGCAAGCGGCGGGACGACCGCGGCGGGGCTTTCGGCGGCAGCACGCCGAGCCGCGCGATCATCGACATCGGATCGAACACAGTGCGCCTCGTCGTCTATGGCGGTTCGATGCGCGCGCCGATGGTGCTGTTGAACGAGAAGGTGACGGCCAAGCTCGGGCGCGAGATTGCCGCCACCGGGCGGCTGGCGGACGAGGCCATGGCGCTGGCGCTGCGTGGGCTGAAACGGTTTGCGCTGCTGCTCGAAGACCTCGGGATCAAGGATGTCGAAACCGTCGCCACGGCCGCCGTGCGCGAAGCCAGCAACGGGCCGGAATTTGTCGATCGGCTGCGCGCAATCGGGCTGAGCGTGCGGGTGATCTCGGGCGAGGAAGAGGCGCTGCTTTCTGCCCATGGCGTGATCGGTGCTTTCCCCGAAGCGCGCGGGGTGGTGGCCGATCTGGGCGGCGGGAGCCTCGAGCTGGTGCGCGTCGCGAGGGGTTCTGCGGACGGTGCCAGCACCCTGCCGCTCGGCACCTTGCGCCTGCCCGAATACGCCAAGGGCTCGCAGGCCGAGATGAAGAAGGCGCTCGACAAGGTGATCCGCAAGGCCGGATGGGACTGCGCCGAGAACCCGCCCGAGGCCAATGGCGCGCTCTATCTGGTGGGCGGCACGTGGCGCGCCATGGCGGTGTTCGCGATGGCTGTGAAGGGTCACCCTTTGAGCGATCCGCACGGGTTCGAGATCGACACGGTGACCGCGATGGAGGTCGCCAATGCGCTGGCGGGGAGCGAGAGCGATGCCCTGCGCAGCCGTGAGCGGATTTCGACGATGCGCGCCGAGAAGCTGCCCGATGCCGCGGTGCTGCTGGCCGCGCTGCTGACCCGGCTCGCGCCTGACCGGGTGGTGTTCTCGTCATGGGGCCTGCGCGAAGGCCTGCTCTATGATCGCCTGCCCGCGCATAGCCGGGCGCAGGACCCGCTGCTGGCCGGTGTGGCCGTGTTTGCCAGCCAGTGCGGCACCCCGCCGACGCTGGCGACGCGCATGGCGGCATGGACGCTCGACGCTGCACCCGCGCGCACCCATGGCAGCGAGCGGTTGCGGCTGGCGGCGACGATGCTCGCGCTCGCCTCGATGCAGATCGAGCCCAACCTGCGGCTCGGACAGGCTATCGATTGGGCGCTGCACAAGCGCTGGATCGCCGTGGATGGCAAGGGCCGCGCGATGATGGCGGCGGCGATTGCGGCCAATGGCAACCAGCTCACTCCGCCGCCCCGCGTCCGCGCGCTGGCGAGCGAGGAGGCGCTGGAAGAAGCGATCCGCTGGGGCCTCGCGCTGCGGCTGGCACGGCGGCTCGGCGCGCAGTCGCGCCGCTCGCTCGAAGTCAGCCGGCTGGTGGTGGAGGAGGGTGCGCTCGTCCTCAGACTGGCGCAGAGCCACGCGGCCTTGCTGGGCCAGCCGACCGAGAAAGACATGAAAGCGCTCGCCACGCGGCTGGGCACCGGCTGGCGTGTCGACGTGGTGCCCGACAGCGAGGTTTAG
- a CDS encoding TrbI/VirB10 family protein, with translation MRLAMRLPPKKGEAGSAGNGDPREQESAEIIDLASRAAFPAITERRGGSDGLGLAAGVALVAGIGAVTFWAMNSARLPDPQGVGNPQVAAAQPAPVPVAPPVPLAPPVDPTVAPVAAPAPVYAVQPGVAGMPATNPYASPQLVFDGSSARGSRFAEATGVPAPAAGTAPATGGGGSAGDFAARIGGVGGGPATARSMVNPSTTITEGTLIPAILETAINTDVPGYVRAVVSQDVKSFDGKRILVPRSSRLIGQYQAGVQQGQRRAYVIWTRLIRPDGVSVSLASPAIAFDGTTGLEGDVNSHFFKRFGSGLLLSVVGGLGALATGGVGGVIVAGGAQGAANSAVQSQGQISPTIRVRMGEPIRVFTARDLDFSSVAR, from the coding sequence ATGCGCCTTGCCATGCGTCTGCCGCCCAAGAAGGGCGAGGCCGGGTCTGCCGGGAACGGCGATCCGCGCGAGCAGGAATCGGCCGAAATCATCGATCTCGCCAGCCGCGCCGCCTTTCCCGCGATCACCGAAAGGCGTGGCGGGAGTGACGGGCTTGGGCTCGCTGCCGGCGTTGCGCTGGTGGCGGGGATTGGCGCTGTCACCTTCTGGGCGATGAATTCCGCGCGCCTGCCCGATCCGCAAGGGGTGGGCAATCCGCAGGTCGCCGCCGCGCAGCCCGCGCCGGTGCCGGTCGCGCCGCCGGTGCCGCTGGCGCCGCCGGTCGATCCGACCGTTGCCCCCGTGGCTGCGCCCGCGCCGGTCTATGCAGTGCAGCCGGGCGTTGCCGGGATGCCTGCGACCAACCCCTATGCCAGCCCGCAGCTGGTGTTCGACGGCAGTTCGGCGCGGGGTTCGCGCTTTGCCGAGGCGACCGGCGTGCCTGCTCCGGCGGCCGGCACCGCGCCCGCTACGGGCGGAGGCGGCAGCGCGGGCGACTTTGCCGCACGCATCGGCGGGGTCGGCGGCGGTCCGGCGACGGCGCGCAGCATGGTCAACCCCTCGACCACCATCACCGAAGGCACGCTGATCCCCGCGATCCTCGAAACCGCGATCAACACCGATGTGCCGGGCTATGTCCGCGCGGTGGTGAGCCAGGATGTGAAGAGCTTCGATGGCAAGCGCATTCTCGTGCCGCGCTCCTCGCGCCTGATCGGCCAGTATCAGGCCGGGGTGCAGCAGGGCCAACGCCGCGCCTATGTGATCTGGACGCGGCTGATCCGGCCCGATGGCGTCTCGGTCAGCCTTGCCTCGCCCGCGATTGCCTTTGACGGGACCACGGGGCTGGAGGGCGACGTCAACAGCCACTTCTTCAAGCGCTTCGGTTCGGGCCTGCTCCTGTCCGTCGTCGGCGGCCTCGGCGCGCTGGCGACCGGCGGCGTGGGCGGCGTGATCGTCGCGGGCGGCGCGCAGGGCGCGGCCAACTCGGCGGTGCAATCGCAAGGCCAGATCAGCCCCACCATCCGCGTGCGCATGGGCGAGCCGATCCGCGTGTTTACCGCGCGCGATCTCGATTTCAGCTCGGTCGCCCGCTGA
- a CDS encoding isochorismatase family protein, which yields MTGPSAADNYAGVYEGRLQPGQRPALLIVDLVTAYLTEGSPLFMADAAAALASNVRLAEAARAAGVPVVYTNVRYKPDGSDGGVFYRKAPVLKAFVEGSPLGAFPDAILPQPGERVFTKQYPSAFFGTGLAEALHAEGIDTLLITGYSTSGCVRASALDAMQYGFVPLVVREACADRHEGPHEANLFDLQAKYAEVISEAQALAVIGAST from the coding sequence ATGACCGGCCCCTCGGCAGCCGACAATTACGCGGGCGTCTATGAGGGGCGGCTCCAGCCGGGCCAGCGGCCGGCGCTGCTGATCGTCGATCTGGTGACGGCCTATCTCACCGAAGGCTCGCCCCTGTTCATGGCAGACGCCGCCGCTGCGCTTGCCAGCAATGTACGGCTCGCAGAGGCCGCGCGCGCAGCTGGCGTGCCGGTGGTCTACACCAATGTCCGCTACAAGCCCGATGGGTCGGACGGCGGGGTGTTCTATCGCAAGGCGCCGGTGCTCAAGGCCTTTGTCGAGGGATCGCCCTTGGGGGCCTTTCCCGATGCAATCCTCCCGCAACCGGGCGAGCGGGTGTTCACCAAGCAATACCCATCCGCCTTCTTCGGCACGGGCCTTGCCGAAGCGCTCCACGCCGAGGGCATCGATACCCTGCTGATCACCGGCTATTCGACCTCGGGCTGCGTGCGCGCCTCCGCGCTCGACGCGATGCAATATGGCTTTGTCCCGCTGGTGGTGCGCGAGGCCTGCGCCGACCGCCACGAAGGCCCGCACGAGGCGAACCTGTTCGACCTGCAAGCCAAATACGCCGAGGTGATTTCCGAAGCCCAAGCGCTGGCGGTAATTGGTGCCAGCACCTGA
- a CDS encoding TrbG/VirB9 family P-type conjugative transfer protein: MTRSSRFGLILSAAALALASPVLAGDARIQTRVYDEAAVVRIDGKVLVQTTIKFAPDEMIENVAIGDSTAWQVQPNKAQTILFVKPLAPAARTNMTVVTDKRTYLFDLVASPRNAALYVLQFRYPELEKAAEEARLAAAAEAEAEALRAKADPAELAAAKDPYAVVDPARINFEWASAGTPALLPAKTFDDGEAVFLTWPAGTAIPAILVTNEDGEEGPVNFTVRGETVVVDGVPPQLILRSGRDTATLTNTGPAAPAAHSAGLSGPRKKGAK; this comes from the coding sequence ATGACCCGCTCCAGCCGTTTCGGGCTGATCCTTTCCGCTGCCGCGCTGGCGCTGGCGAGCCCCGTGCTAGCCGGTGACGCGCGCATCCAGACCCGCGTCTATGACGAGGCCGCTGTGGTGCGGATCGACGGCAAGGTGCTGGTGCAGACCACCATCAAGTTCGCGCCCGACGAGATGATCGAGAATGTCGCGATCGGTGACAGCACGGCCTGGCAGGTGCAGCCCAACAAGGCGCAGACGATCCTTTTCGTGAAGCCGCTGGCGCCTGCCGCGCGCACCAACATGACGGTGGTGACCGACAAGCGCACCTACCTGTTCGATCTCGTCGCCTCGCCGCGCAATGCCGCGCTTTATGTGCTGCAATTCCGCTATCCCGAGTTGGAGAAGGCCGCCGAGGAAGCGCGGCTTGCCGCCGCTGCCGAGGCCGAGGCCGAAGCCCTGCGCGCCAAGGCCGATCCGGCCGAACTTGCCGCCGCGAAGGATCCGTACGCGGTGGTCGATCCCGCGCGGATCAACTTTGAATGGGCCAGTGCCGGCACGCCCGCGCTGCTGCCCGCCAAGACCTTCGACGATGGCGAGGCGGTGTTCCTCACCTGGCCCGCCGGTACCGCGATCCCGGCGATCCTCGTCACCAACGAGGACGGCGAGGAAGGGCCGGTCAATTTCACTGTGCGGGGCGAGACCGTGGTGGTCGACGGCGTGCCGCCGCAGTTGATCCTGCGCTCGGGTCGCGACACGGCGACCCTCACCAACACCGGCCCGGCTGCGCCCGCTGCGCACAGCGCCGGGCTCTCCGGCCCGCGCAAGAAGGGGGCGAAATGA
- a CDS encoding RNA degradosome polyphosphate kinase has product MSTAPTISEDGPDPSGAPGFAELGPDESPYFNRELSWLQFNQRVLAEAGNEAYPLLERLRFLSISGSNLDEFMMIRVAGLVGQVQRGLATPSIDGRSPSQQLAAIREKLVELSQLQQKLWRTLREALAAADIHVADEQRVKPAAHKWLKAFFLNEILPIITPQALDPAHPFPFVQNEGMGLLFTLTRDETAEQIIEMVLIPSALPRFVRVPDEVTGAETGAGGALYISIASLIQRYAEALFPGFTIQGDGLFRVLRDSDIEIAEEAEDLVRTFRSAIQRRRRGQVIQLELEEDFDPAAEALLLDQLGINEAAVIKTDGIIGVDGLAEIVAEDRPDLKFEAYSPRFPERIREHDGDAFSAIREKDIIVHHPYESFEVVVDFIRQAAADPDVVAIKQTLYRAGSQSAVIGALIEAAEAGKSVTAVVELKARFDEEQNLQWAGKLERAGVQVIYGFTDWKTHAKVAMVVRREGASFRTYCHFGTGNYHPVTARIYTDLSFFTADPKLGRDAAKMFNFVTGYVQPHALERIHIAPIDLREEIYSRIDAEIANAAAGRPAAIWMKCNQLTDEGVIDRLYAASGAGVQVELVVRGICCLRPGVAGLSENIRVKSVIGRFLEHSRIYAFANGHAMPSAHAALYIASADMMSRNLDRRVEALIPILNRTVHDQVLQQVLLANMLDTQQSWWLNADGSYSRVVADGKPFNCHRYFMTNPSLSGRGGALEAGAVPKLSLRRGGAA; this is encoded by the coding sequence ATGAGCACCGCACCGACGATCAGCGAAGACGGACCCGATCCCTCGGGCGCCCCCGGCTTTGCCGAGCTTGGCCCGGACGAATCGCCCTATTTCAACCGCGAGCTTTCGTGGCTCCAGTTCAACCAGCGCGTGCTGGCCGAGGCCGGGAACGAGGCCTATCCGCTGCTTGAGCGCCTGCGCTTCCTGTCGATTTCGGGCAGCAATCTCGACGAATTCATGATGATCCGCGTCGCCGGCCTCGTCGGCCAGGTGCAGCGCGGGCTGGCGACCCCCTCGATCGACGGGCGCAGCCCCTCGCAGCAATTGGCCGCGATCCGTGAAAAGCTGGTCGAATTGTCGCAGCTCCAGCAGAAGCTGTGGCGCACCTTGCGCGAGGCGCTGGCGGCGGCCGATATTCACGTGGCTGACGAACAGCGCGTGAAGCCGGCCGCGCACAAGTGGCTCAAGGCCTTCTTCCTCAACGAGATTCTGCCGATCATTACCCCGCAGGCTCTCGATCCCGCGCACCCGTTCCCCTTCGTCCAGAACGAGGGCATGGGGCTCCTGTTCACTCTGACGCGGGACGAGACGGCCGAGCAGATCATCGAGATGGTGCTGATCCCCAGCGCCCTGCCGCGCTTCGTGCGCGTGCCGGACGAGGTGACGGGCGCCGAGACCGGGGCGGGCGGGGCGCTCTACATCTCGATCGCCAGCCTGATCCAGCGCTATGCCGAGGCCCTGTTCCCCGGCTTCACGATCCAGGGCGACGGCTTGTTCCGCGTGCTGCGCGACAGCGATATCGAGATTGCCGAAGAGGCCGAAGACCTCGTGCGCACCTTCCGGAGCGCGATCCAGCGGCGGCGGCGCGGGCAGGTGATCCAGCTTGAGCTGGAGGAGGATTTCGATCCCGCTGCCGAGGCCTTGCTGCTCGACCAGCTCGGCATCAACGAGGCCGCGGTGATCAAGACCGACGGGATCATCGGGGTCGACGGCCTCGCCGAAATCGTCGCCGAAGATCGCCCCGATTTGAAGTTCGAAGCCTATTCCCCGCGCTTTCCCGAGCGCATCCGCGAGCATGACGGCGATGCTTTCTCCGCCATCCGCGAGAAGGACATCATCGTCCACCACCCCTATGAAAGCTTCGAGGTGGTGGTCGATTTCATCCGGCAGGCCGCCGCCGATCCGGACGTGGTGGCGATCAAGCAGACGCTCTACCGCGCCGGTTCGCAATCGGCGGTGATCGGCGCCCTGATCGAGGCGGCCGAGGCGGGCAAGTCGGTGACTGCCGTGGTCGAGCTGAAGGCCCGCTTCGATGAAGAGCAGAACCTGCAATGGGCGGGCAAGCTCGAACGTGCAGGCGTGCAGGTGATCTACGGCTTCACCGACTGGAAGACCCACGCGAAGGTGGCGATGGTGGTGCGGCGCGAGGGCGCGTCCTTCCGCACCTATTGCCACTTCGGCACGGGTAATTATCACCCCGTCACCGCGCGCATCTATACCGATCTCTCGTTCTTCACCGCCGATCCCAAGCTCGGGCGCGATGCGGCCAAGATGTTCAATTTCGTCACCGGCTATGTCCAGCCGCACGCGCTGGAACGCATCCACATCGCGCCGATCGATCTGCGCGAGGAGATCTATTCGCGCATCGATGCCGAGATCGCCAATGCCGCGGCGGGCCGTCCGGCGGCGATCTGGATGAAGTGCAACCAGCTGACCGATGAAGGCGTGATCGACCGGCTCTACGCCGCCTCGGGCGCGGGCGTGCAGGTGGAACTGGTTGTGCGCGGCATCTGCTGCCTGCGCCCGGGTGTCGCGGGCCTTTCCGAGAATATCCGCGTCAAGTCGGTGATCGGCCGCTTCCTGGAACACAGCCGTATCTACGCCTTCGCCAATGGCCATGCCATGCCCAGCGCCCATGCGGCGCTCTATATCGCCTCGGCCGACATGATGAGCCGCAATCTCGATCGCCGGGTCGAGGCGCTGATCCCGATCCTCAATCGCACGGTGCACGATCAGGTGCTCCAGCAGGTGCTGCTCGCCAATATGCTCGATACCCAGCAATCCTGGTGGCTCAATGCCGATGGCTCCTATTCGCGCGTCGTGGCCGACGGCAAGCCGTTCAACTGCCACCGCTATTTCATGACCAACCCGTCGCTGTCCGGGCGCGGCGGGGCGCTGGAGGCAGGTGCGGTGCCCAAGCTCAGCTTGCGCAGGGGCGGGGCTGCATGA
- a CDS encoding CoA transferase — protein MNAHAALGNQSALAGIKVVEMGQLLAGPFCGQLLGDMGADVVKIEPPGAGDPMRNWGQGDEKVQWEVIARNKRSVTCNLRVPEGQDLARRLIAQADVLIENFKPGTLERWGMSPVELHALNPGLIIARMSGYGQDGPYSDRAGFGGIGEAMGGWRYIVGEPDRPPSRMGISIGDTLCATYGALGVLAALHHREKTGEGQVVDSALYEAVLQVMEGLVPEYDRNGVIRERSGSVLKGIAPSNVYSCKDGSYMIGANNDAIFARLCQAMGRPELSSDARYSSHIARGIHQDELDALINDWTGTLTVDEVDALMIEYSIPAGRVYRAPDMLADPHFQAREAIIEVETQQRGRIKMQNAFPKLSKTPSSIRRPAPAAPGQDNAEVLSERLGLDPAELERLAAAGII, from the coding sequence ATGAACGCGCACGCCGCATTGGGCAATCAGAGCGCGCTGGCGGGCATCAAGGTGGTCGAGATGGGGCAGCTCCTCGCGGGCCCCTTCTGCGGTCAGCTGCTCGGCGACATGGGCGCGGACGTCGTCAAGATCGAGCCGCCGGGTGCGGGCGATCCGATGCGCAACTGGGGCCAGGGCGACGAGAAGGTGCAGTGGGAAGTGATCGCGCGCAACAAGCGCTCGGTCACCTGCAACCTGCGCGTGCCCGAGGGGCAGGACCTCGCCCGCCGGTTGATCGCGCAGGCCGATGTGCTGATCGAGAACTTCAAGCCCGGCACGCTCGAACGCTGGGGCATGAGCCCGGTCGAGCTGCACGCCTTGAACCCCGGCCTGATCATCGCGCGCATGTCGGGCTACGGGCAGGACGGCCCCTACTCCGACCGCGCCGGCTTCGGCGGGATCGGCGAGGCGATGGGCGGCTGGCGCTACATCGTCGGCGAGCCTGATCGTCCGCCGAGCCGCATGGGCATCTCGATCGGCGACACCCTCTGCGCCACCTATGGCGCGCTGGGCGTGCTCGCCGCGCTCCACCACCGCGAGAAGACCGGCGAAGGTCAGGTGGTCGATTCCGCCCTGTATGAGGCAGTGTTGCAGGTGATGGAGGGGCTCGTCCCCGAATATGACCGCAACGGCGTGATCCGCGAGCGTTCCGGATCAGTGCTGAAGGGCATTGCCCCGTCCAACGTCTATAGCTGCAAGGACGGCAGCTACATGATCGGCGCCAACAACGACGCGATCTTCGCGCGGCTGTGTCAGGCGATGGGCCGCCCGGAATTGTCGAGCGACGCGCGCTATTCCAGCCACATCGCCCGCGGCATCCATCAGGACGAGCTGGATGCGCTGATCAATGACTGGACCGGCACGCTCACCGTGGACGAGGTCGATGCGCTGATGATCGAGTATTCGATTCCCGCCGGCCGGGTCTACCGCGCGCCCGACATGCTCGCCGATCCGCATTTCCAGGCGCGCGAGGCGATCATCGAGGTGGAGACGCAGCAGCGCGGACGCATCAAGATGCAGAACGCTTTTCCCAAGCTCTCGAAGACGCCGTCGAGCATCCGTCGCCCCGCGCCCGCAGCGCCCGGGCAGGACAATGCCGAGGTGCTCTCCGAACGGCTGGGGCTGGATCCTGCCGAGCTTGAGCGGCTGGCGGCGGCCGGGATCATCTGA